Proteins found in one Coffea eugenioides isolate CCC68of chromosome 5, Ceug_1.0, whole genome shotgun sequence genomic segment:
- the LOC113772010 gene encoding probable folate-biopterin transporter 4, producing MIGWINQLRIAFGASFLWLVCLIYFTQGFRSFVWTAVSYQLKDNLKLSPSASQFVSSIAIFPWSIKPLYGILSDCIPIRGRKRIPYLILATLLALGPWLMLGVSASLRSSRVHLMILLTVQNLGSAMADVVIDAMIAEAVRLERASFAGDLQSVSWMAMALGGICGSLLGGYALENLQIDKIFLLFSVLPTIQLFSCGLVKENSFLPEPSTSNGLQTRSQRVLDEDKFSNMSKTITLRRKKGHKNTKKEAPVESEFEISGKDVSLASQWLRSLKMACSALFKAFRQPMILRPMAWFFLANVTVPNLSTIMFYYQSEVLNLEASFLGTARVVGWLGLMLGTFIYNRYLKKMNLRRILMWAHVGLALSSLLDVVLVSRSNTSLGISDKVMVLGGSVLADGINQFKFMPFLIMSGQLCPPGIEGTLFALFMSINNLGSTVGSIVGAGLASLLDISSGSFDNLALGITIQVLCTFIPILLLFLIPKEATGIPA from the exons ATGATAGGCTGGATCAATCAGTTACGGATCGCATTTGGGGCTTCGTTTCTTTGGCTTGTTTGCTTGATTTATTTTACCCAG GGTTTCAGGTCTTTTGTCTGGACAGCAGTCTCTTATCAGCTAAAAGACAATCTCAAGTTATCACCCTCAGCCTCCCAGTTTGTGTCTTCAATTGCAATTTTTCCATGGAGCATTAAACCACTATACGG AATCTTGTCTGATTGCATACCAATCAGAGGAAGAAAGCGGATTCCATACTTGATCCTTGCAACTCTGCTCGCTCTTGGTCCATGGCTCATGTTAGGTGTAAGTGCATCCTTGAGGAGCTCAAGGGTGCATCTCATGATTCTTTTGACAGTTCAAAACCTGGGTTCTGCAATGGCTGATGTAGTAATTGATGCGATGATTGCTGAGGCAGTAAGGCTTGAACG GGCCTCTTTTGCTGGGGATCTCCAGTCAGTATCTTGGATGGCCATGGCTTTAGGAGGAATTTGTGGAAGTTTGCTCGGAGGATATGCCTTAGAAAATTTGCAGATTGACAaaatttttctacttttttctgTGTTACCAACCATACAGCTATTTTCTTGTGGTTTGGTCAAGGAGAATTCCTTTCTGCCTGAACCGTCTACATCAAATGGTTTGCAGACAAGGAGTCAAAGGGTTCTTGATGAGGATAAGTTCTCTAACATGTCCAAAACCATCACCTTGAGGCGAAAGAAGGGCCACAAAAACACCAAAAAGGAAGCACCAGTTGAAAGTGAATTTGAGATTTCTGGAAAAGATGTTTCTTTAGCATCGCAATGGCTCCGTTCTCTGAAAATGGCTTGTTCTGCATTGTTTAAGGCTTTCCGTCAACCAATGATTTTAAG ACCAATGGCATGGTTTTTCTTAGCAAATGTAACTGTTCCAAACCTCTCAACTATCATGTTCTATTATCAGTCAGAGGTCCTaaacttggaagcttcatttttgGGCACAGCTCGTGTTGTTGGTTGGTTAGGTCTCATGTTGGGAACCTTCATCTATAATCGCTACTTGAAGAAAATGAATTTACGAAGAATTCTTAT GTGGGCTCATGTTGGTCTGGCATTGTCAAGCCTTCTGGATGTGGTTTTGGTGTCTCGATCTAATACTTCATTAGGCATATCTGATAAAGTTATGGTGCTAGGCGGGTCTGTTCTCGCAGATGGTATCAATCAATTCAA GTTCATGCCCTTCCTTATCATGTCAGGACAACTTTGCCCTCCTGGAATTGAAGGAACTTTATTTGCCCTCTTCATGTCAATAAACAACTTGGGCTCTACGGTGGGATCAATTGTTGGTGCTGGTCTTGCTTCACTTCTAGATATTTCTTCAGGATCATTTGACAACCTTGCTTTAGGAATTACTATTCAGGTTCTCTGCACTTTTATCCCCATATTGCTCCTATTTTTGATACCAAAGGAAGCAACTGGGATACCAGCATAG
- the LOC113770772 gene encoding vacuolar protein sorting-associated protein 22 homolog 1 — MRRRPGIGGLQNAAAARDQYRLLGENVAKLRTDLMKEQLSTFRSQLEDFARKHKNDIRKNPAFRSQFHEMCAKVGVDPLASNKGFWAELLGIGDFYYELGVQIVDICLSTRAHNGGLISLEELCKLLGQRRKGAREAVSEDDCLRAISKLKVLGSGFEVISVGKRKLVRSVPTELNKDHNEILELAQAQGFVTVDEVQRRLSWPSGRATDALETLLDEGLAMIDDGDKDGRRRYWFPCVSSISSYAGADTS; from the exons ATGAGGCGGAGACCTGGAATTGGAGGTTTGCAGAATGCTGCTGCCGCTAGA GATCAATATCGGCTGCTGGGAGAAAATGTGGCGAAGCTTAGAACAGATCTAATGAAGGAGCAGCTATCTACTTTTCGCTCTCAGCTTGAAGACTTTGCCCGCAAACACAAG AATGACATTCGCAAGAATCCAGCTTTCAGATCACAGTTCCATGAGATGTGTGCTAAAGTGGGGGTGGACCCCCTAGCCTCAAACAAGGGCTTCTGGGCAGAGCTGCTAGGGATTGGTGACTTCTATTATGAACTTG GGGTGCAAATTGTTGATATTTGCTTGTCAACTAGAGCTCATAATGGGGGTTTGATCAGCTTAGAGGAACTTTGCAAACTACTTGGCCAGAGACGCAAAGGAGCTCGTGAAGCTGTCTCTGAGGATGACTGCTTGCGTGCTATTAGTAAGCTGAAG GTACTAGGAAGTGGTTTTGAGGTGATCTCTGTTGGAAAGAGAAAACTTGTTCGATCTGTCCCAACAGAACTAAACAAGGACCATAATGAAATCCTAGAGCTGGCACAG GCTCAAGGCTTTGTGACAGTTGATGAGGTACAGAGACGGCTTTCCTGGCCTTCTGGGCGTGCCACTGATGCCCTTGAAACTTTATTAGAT GAAGGTCTTGCAATGATTGATGATGGTGATAAAGATGGAAGACGACGATACTGGTTTCCATGTGTATCTTCTATATCTTCATATGCAGGAGCTGATACCTCCTAA
- the LOC113772368 gene encoding fatty acid desaturase 4, chloroplastic-like, translating into MFAEVAPMSAFPHLRSLHHVNQCHYLSPPSHIYRSITTTTTKSRRRHPEPLVVDLPWVLNTSTPATTTIALDDPSLQSTDPPPVLKRSTPVTTTSMLNDPSLKSKWSHRAWVASGCTTVLVSLAKSVTGAADSGTWLQPILAGVVGYVLADLGSGVYHWGIDNYGNENTPVFGSQIEAFQGHHKWPWIITRRQFANNLHALARAVSFTVLPIDLIFNDPVLHGFVSVCSGCIMFSQQFHAWAHSTKSKLHPLVVALQDAGVLVSRSMHGAHHRPPYDSNYCIVSGVWNELLDTYKVFEALEMILFFKLGVRPRSWSEPSSNWTEETDTSSLIAEL; encoded by the coding sequence ATGTTTGCAGAAGTTGCTCCCATGTCTGCATTCCCTCATCTTAGATCCCTACACCATGTTAACCAATGCCATTATCTTTCCCCTCCCTCGCATATCTACCGCTCTATTACTACCACTACCACCAAATCCAGGCGGCGCCACCCTGAGCCATTAGTCGTTGATCTACCATGGGTTTTGAACACAAGCACCCCAGCCACAACTACCATTGCACTTGATGACCCAAGCTTGCAATCAACTGATCCACCACCAGTACTGAAACGGAGCACCCCAGTCACAACCACTTCTATGCTCAATGATCCAAGCTTGAAATCAAAATGGTCTCACCGTGCATGGGTGGCAAGTGGATGCACGACTGTGCTAGTTTCTCTAGCCAAGTCGGTAACTGGTGCAGCTGATTCGGGCACATGGCTACAGCCCATTTTAGCAGGTGTTGTCGGCTACGTGCTGGCAGACCTTGGCTCTGGAGTCTACCACTGGGGCATTGATAACTATGGCAATGAAAACACCCCGGTTTTTGGTAGTCAAATTGAAGCATTTCAAGGCCATCACAAATGGCCGTGGATCATCACAAGGCGCCAATTTGCTAACAACTTGCATGCTCTAGCTCGAGCTGTTAGTTTCACAGTTCTCCCAATAGACCTTATCTTCAATGATCCTGTGCTGCATGGTTTTGTTAGTGTCTGCTCAGGCTGCATCATGTTTAGCCAGCAGTTCCATGCCTGGGCTCACAGTACAAAGAGCAAGCTTCACCCATTGGTGGTGGCACTGCAAGATGCTGGAGTGCTGGTATCTAGATCAATGCACGGAGCTCATCACCGTCCTCCATATGACAGCAATTACTGCATCGTAAGTGGCGTTTGGAACGAGCTTTTGGATACATACAAGGTTTTTGAAGCCCTTGAAATGATCTTGTTCTTCAAGCTAGGAGTAAGACCACGGTCCTGGAGTGAACCTAGTTCCAACTGGACAGAAGAGACAGATACCTCATCTCTAATTGCAGAGTTATaa